The Staphylococcus sp. KG4-3 genome has a window encoding:
- the fabI gene encoding enoyl-ACP reductase FabI, which yields MLNLENKTFVIMGIANKRSIGFGVAKVLDQLGAKLVFTYRKDRSKKELEKLVEQLNQETHHMYQIDVQSDEDVVNGFAKIGEEVGNIDGVYHSIAFANMEDLRGRFIDTSRDGFLLAQDISSYSLTLVSREAKKLMPEGGSIVATTYLGGEFAVQNYNVMGVAKASLEANVRYLALDLGQENIRVNAISAGPIRTLSAKGVGGFNSILNEITERAPLKRNVDQEEVGKTAAYLLSDFSSGVTGENIHVDSGYHIVK from the coding sequence ATGTTAAATTTAGAAAATAAAACTTTCGTCATTATGGGTATTGCAAACAAACGTAGTATTGGTTTTGGCGTAGCTAAAGTATTGGACCAACTTGGTGCAAAATTAGTATTTACATACCGTAAAGACCGTAGTAAAAAAGAATTAGAAAAATTAGTTGAACAATTAAATCAAGAAACGCATCATATGTATCAAATTGATGTTCAAAGTGATGAAGATGTAGTAAATGGTTTTGCTAAAATTGGAGAAGAAGTTGGCAATATAGATGGTGTTTACCATTCAATTGCATTTGCAAATATGGAAGATTTACGTGGTCGCTTTATTGATACATCACGAGATGGTTTCTTATTAGCACAAGATATTAGTTCTTATTCATTAACACTTGTATCACGTGAAGCTAAAAAACTTATGCCTGAAGGTGGAAGTATTGTAGCTACAACTTACTTAGGCGGCGAATTCGCAGTTCAAAATTATAATGTGATGGGTGTTGCGAAAGCAAGTTTAGAGGCAAATGTTCGTTATTTAGCATTAGATTTAGGACAAGAAAATATCCGTGTTAACGCGATTTCAGCTGGACCTATCCGTACATTGAGTGCAAAAGGTGTAGGCGGATTTAATTCAATTTTGAATGAAATCACAGAACGTGCACCGTTAAAACGTAATGTCGATCAAGAAGAAGTTGGTAAAACTGCAGCTTATTTATTAAGTGATTTTTCAAGCGGTGTTACCGGAGAAAATATTCATGTAGATAGCGGTTATCATATCGTTAAATAA
- the cozEa gene encoding lipoteichoic acid biosynthesis protein CozEa, whose translation MLNKVWFRTGIALLILFLLIKLVMEVHSVFVPFVIIIQSVLLPLLLSGFLFYICLPFQKILEKNKVPRWASITIIFIALFIIIGVIIRFIAPPIAEQIENLINQIPALQHEIQYIINFALDQMERLPADVTDRINKMVQSMSDSTADILSNSFSYLTSFISTLFLLIMVPFFLIYMLKDHERFIPFIAKLFKGDRKVFIVDLLKDLNHTVQSYIQGQVTVSIILGIILYIGYSIIGLNYTLLLVMFACVANMIPFLGPWMAFAPAAIIGIIQSPTTFIWVCIITLVAQQLEGNVITPNVMGKSLNIHPLTIIVVILAAGNLGGFGLILVAVPLYAVIKTIVRNVFQYRQQIIEKANSDVKR comes from the coding sequence ATGCTAAATAAGGTTTGGTTTAGAACAGGTATTGCCTTATTAATCCTGTTTTTATTAATCAAATTAGTCATGGAAGTCCATAGTGTGTTTGTACCTTTTGTAATTATTATTCAATCTGTATTATTACCATTGTTATTAAGTGGCTTCTTGTTCTATATTTGCTTACCTTTTCAAAAAATACTAGAAAAAAATAAAGTCCCACGTTGGGCTAGTATTACAATTATCTTTATCGCTTTATTTATCATTATCGGTGTCATTATTAGGTTTATCGCACCACCTATTGCAGAACAAATTGAAAATTTAATCAATCAAATCCCAGCATTACAACATGAAATTCAATATATTATCAATTTTGCTTTAGATCAAATGGAGAGATTACCTGCTGATGTAACAGATAGAATAAATAAAATGGTTCAATCTATGAGTGATAGTACTGCAGATATATTATCTAATTCATTTAGTTATTTAACTTCATTTATCTCAACACTATTTTTACTTATTATGGTGCCATTTTTCTTAATCTATATGTTAAAAGACCATGAACGTTTTATACCTTTTATTGCTAAACTATTTAAAGGTGATAGAAAAGTTTTTATTGTTGATTTATTAAAAGATTTAAATCATACAGTACAGTCTTATATTCAAGGTCAAGTAACAGTTAGTATTATTTTAGGTATTATCTTATATATCGGTTATTCAATTATTGGTTTGAATTACACATTATTATTAGTTATGTTTGCCTGTGTAGCTAATATGATTCCATTCCTTGGTCCATGGATGGCATTTGCTCCAGCAGCCATTATCGGAATTATTCAAAGTCCAACTACATTTATATGGGTATGTATTATCACATTAGTTGCTCAGCAATTAGAAGGTAACGTTATTACACCAAATGTTATGGGTAAATCTTTAAATATTCACCCACTAACAATAATTGTTGTCATCTTAGCTGCTGGTAATCTCGGTGGCTTTGGCCTAATACTTGTAGCTGTCCCACTTTACGCAGTAATAAAAACAATTGTACGTAATGTTTTCCAATATCGACAACAAATTATCGAAAAAGCTAATAGTGATGTTAAAAGATAG